From the Solanum lycopersicum chromosome 10, SLM_r2.1 genome, one window contains:
- the LOC101256636 gene encoding U3 small nucleolar RNA-associated protein 18 homolog: MSSLISQNITHSIGDEKSKRKTKGEGKEESEKKINRKRKKEHNEENKEVEIKDKQEMEKLENLLFGSLYNPVGFGKDDDDEKRDDGRNDSAMFFVDRAADSALSVYEGDAQLVQEGIIEVEKERKPVWVDDEEEKARIKLASVNRLRKLRKEEGEDVVSGSTYVERLRAQHAKLNPGTEWAQIDYQSRNYSSDDEDSDKEGKHIDDYGSKDVKLVDDILQSNEDLVVKSRTKLLPGLLEYSRLVDANTVDSSNAPINSVQFHKNSQLLLVGGLDKKLRFFQIDGKRNTMIQSIFLEGFPIKKASFLPNGSQVIISGRRKFFHVLDLVKASVDKVGPLVGREEKSLESFEVSPDSNTIAFLGNEGYILLVSTKTKELIGTLKMNGTVRSAAFSDDGQQLLSSGGDGHIYHWDLRTRTCIHKGVDEGSINGTALCTSPNGSLFASGSDSGIVNIYNKQEFLGGKRRPIKAIENLTTKVDFMKFNHDAQILAISSGMNKNSSKLVHIPSFTVFSNWPSPNQFVHYPRCLDFSPHGGFMALGNAAGKVLLYKLHHYHDA; the protein is encoded by the coding sequence ATGTCGAGCTTAATATCACAGAATATTACTCATTCAATCGGGGATGAAAAGTCTAAAAGGAAGACGAAAGGTGAAGGGAAGGAAGaaagtgagaaaaaaattaataggaagagaaagaaagagCACAATGAAGAGAATAAAGAAGTAGAAATCAAGGATAAGCAGGAAATGGAGAAGCTTGAGAACTTATTGTTTGGATCCTTGTATAACCCAGTTGGTTTCGGGAAGGATGATGACGATGAAAAGCGAGATGATGGCAGAAATGATTCTGCTATGTTCTTTGTGGACCGGGCTGCCGATAGTGCATTGTCTGTTTATGAGGGAGATGCACAGCTAGTGCAAGAAGGGATCATAGAAGTGGAGAAAGAGCGGAAACCTGTGTGGGtagatgatgaagaagagaagGCTAGAATAAAATTAGCAAGTGTCAACAGATTGAGGAAGCTGAGGAAAGAAGAGGGCGAAGATGTTGTATCTGGTTCTACATACGTGGAAAGACTAAGGGCTCAACATGCTAAACTTAATCCAGGCACTGAATGGGCCCAAATTGATTATCAAAGCAGAAACTACAGTTCTGATGATGAAGATTCTGACAAGGAAGGTAAACATATTGATGACTATGGTTCCAAGGATGTCAAGTTGGTGGATGATATTCTTCAATCAAATGAAGATCTTGTTGTCAAAAGTCGCACGAAATTGTTGCCGGGGCTTCTTGAATATTCAAGACTAGTTGATGCTAATACAGTTGATTCCTCAAATGCACCGATAAATTCTGTTCAGTTCCACAAGAATTCTCAGTTGCTCCTTGTTGGTGGATTGGATAAAAAACTCAGATTTTTCCAGATTGACGGGAAACGAAATACGATGATCCAAAGCATCTTTCTTGAAGGCTTTCCAATTAAAAAGGCTTCTTTCTTACCCAATGGGTCTCAAGTTATTATATCAGGAAGAAGGAAGTTCTTCCATGTCTTAGATTTGGTCAAAGCAAGTGTAGATAAAGTAGGTCCTCTAGTCGGCAGGGAAGAAAAGAGCCTGGAAAGTTTTGAGGTATCTCCTGATTCAAATACAATTGCTTTTCTTGGTAATGAAGGATATATTTTGCTAGTTTCCACCAAAACAAAGGAGCTCATTGGGACACTAAAAATGAATGGAACTGTCCGCTCAGCGGCATTCTCTGATGACGGACAACAATTACTGAGTTCTGGTGGAGATGGCCACATTTACCATTGGGATTTAAGGACAAGGACTTGCATTCACAAAGGTGTTGACGAAGGGTCCATAAATGGTACTGCTCTTTGCACTTCGCCAAATGGAAGTTTGTTTGCTTCTGGTTCAGACAGTGGGATCGTAAATATCTATAACAAACAAGAGTTTTTAGGGGGAAAGAGAAGACCGATCAAGGCAATTGAGAATCTGACCACGAAAGTGGATTTTATGAAGTTTAATCATGATGCCCAAATATTAGCCATCAGTTCTGGCATGAATAAAAATAGCTCAAAGCTAGTTCACATTCCATCATTTACAGTTTTTTCAAACTGGCCCTCTCCAAATCAGTTTGTGCACTATCCTCGCTGCTTGGATTTTAGTCCTCACGGAGGATTCATGGCTCTAGGAAATGCTGCAGGAAAAGTGTTATTGTACAAGTTGCATCATTACCATGATGCATAG